The following are encoded together in the Pseudoalteromonas ruthenica genome:
- a CDS encoding penicillin acylase family protein translates to MKTSFTPLCLAVISALTLNGCGSDSDDNTSPVVETPDPVQPDPEPKPLVLFDDDGTLNADIRWTTYGVPHIKADNVESLAFGSGYAYAKDNACVLMDQIVKVRGHRSRYFGPDEVPGTGDSAHLISDFGYKALGVNDYAAENYDQLDAQSRAHYQGFVAGFNKYVSDTGAANLAPECASQPWVITLTPEDMLAYSMATVQLASSANFLDLAFYANPGEGDEYLPVMAQSGAVAQSFAANLNARTKTLKLEKKYEHLGSNGWGLGKDKMENGMGGLLANPHFPHRGNLRFWQSHLTIPESLNVMGGSLQGMPGVVNIGFNEHVAWTHTFSKARHFIIYQLALSDNDRLSYTLDGEPMAINSKTINVDVAIAPGQSITLTKDYYYSHQGLMIETPAAQGLGWSDSHAFTIKDANEFNMDVVGFWSRMNAASSLDDMKAAFAEFDGVSFNNTMAADKHGNAFFIDDSTVLKVGETANLALRLEPQLVALREQTGFDLVPGDTSLFAADGVVPYAEAPKLERSDYVQNSNDSYWLTNPEQPLSGFAAQYGDVQYPQSLRTRMGLKLLREGGGEDGKFSLAELEQALIGNDIYLYDLVFPELVNQCQAQGSEPINLDGRAVDLSDACTLLAQFDGKMTLQTKGAALIREFAHLFDPEVHLFDNFSSIDAANTPNTLRPDGSALQTLAHAVLNVTDNGFALDATLGELQFVEKTLAGGMASGEKLPWAGPMHVEGGFNVFRFDRRGLSDSTVIPYVSYPALNDALSGAPLASNLSASGYPINYGSSWMFVMNFTENGPVAKGLLTMSQSAHSDSPHFDDQSRYYSQQAALRPLYFSEGDISNNLIAEMSISLEKPSAE, encoded by the coding sequence ATGAAAACATCGTTTACGCCGCTGTGCCTTGCCGTCATCAGCGCACTAACCTTAAATGGTTGCGGCTCTGACTCCGATGACAATACCTCGCCTGTGGTCGAAACCCCGGACCCAGTACAACCGGACCCTGAACCTAAACCTCTGGTGCTGTTTGATGACGATGGTACCTTAAACGCTGATATACGTTGGACCACTTATGGCGTCCCCCATATTAAAGCAGACAATGTTGAGAGCTTGGCATTTGGTAGTGGCTACGCCTATGCCAAAGACAACGCCTGTGTGTTGATGGACCAAATCGTCAAAGTGCGAGGCCACCGTAGCCGTTACTTTGGCCCAGATGAAGTCCCTGGCACTGGCGACTCCGCTCATTTGATTTCGGACTTTGGTTATAAGGCCTTGGGCGTTAATGACTACGCTGCAGAAAATTACGACCAGCTCGATGCGCAAAGTCGCGCCCATTATCAAGGCTTTGTTGCTGGGTTTAATAAGTATGTCAGTGACACTGGGGCTGCTAATCTCGCCCCCGAGTGCGCCTCACAACCTTGGGTGATCACGCTCACCCCTGAAGATATGCTGGCCTACTCTATGGCTACGGTGCAATTAGCAAGCTCAGCCAACTTTCTTGATTTAGCCTTTTATGCCAACCCTGGTGAGGGCGATGAATACCTGCCAGTTATGGCCCAAAGCGGGGCGGTGGCGCAGAGTTTTGCCGCCAATTTGAATGCCCGTACGAAAACCTTAAAGCTAGAAAAGAAGTATGAGCACTTGGGCTCGAACGGTTGGGGGTTAGGTAAAGATAAAATGGAAAATGGCATGGGTGGCTTGTTAGCGAACCCGCATTTTCCGCATCGCGGTAACCTCAGGTTCTGGCAATCGCATTTGACCATCCCTGAATCACTCAATGTCATGGGCGGAAGCTTGCAGGGCATGCCGGGTGTGGTCAATATCGGCTTTAATGAGCATGTCGCTTGGACTCATACCTTCTCCAAGGCTCGGCATTTCATTATTTACCAGTTAGCGCTCAGTGACAATGACCGCTTAAGTTACACCTTAGATGGTGAGCCTATGGCCATTAACAGCAAAACCATCAATGTCGATGTTGCCATTGCACCAGGGCAGAGTATTACCTTGACGAAAGACTACTATTACTCACATCAAGGCTTGATGATCGAGACCCCAGCCGCGCAAGGATTAGGGTGGAGTGACAGTCACGCATTTACCATTAAAGATGCCAACGAATTTAATATGGATGTGGTGGGCTTTTGGTCGCGTATGAATGCCGCCAGTAGCTTGGACGACATGAAAGCAGCATTTGCCGAGTTTGATGGCGTATCCTTTAACAATACCATGGCAGCGGACAAGCACGGCAATGCCTTTTTTATTGATGACTCCACCGTTCTAAAAGTAGGGGAAACCGCTAACTTGGCGCTGCGATTAGAGCCACAATTAGTGGCATTACGTGAGCAAACAGGGTTCGATTTAGTCCCTGGCGATACTTCATTATTTGCCGCTGATGGTGTCGTGCCTTATGCCGAGGCACCGAAGTTAGAGCGTAGCGATTATGTGCAAAATTCCAATGACAGTTATTGGCTTACCAACCCCGAGCAACCGCTGTCAGGGTTTGCCGCGCAATATGGTGACGTGCAATACCCGCAATCACTGCGCACGCGCATGGGGCTAAAGCTACTGCGTGAAGGCGGTGGCGAAGACGGTAAGTTCTCATTAGCTGAGCTCGAGCAAGCGTTAATTGGCAATGATATTTACCTTTATGACTTGGTCTTTCCGGAGCTAGTAAATCAATGTCAGGCTCAGGGCAGCGAGCCTATTAACCTTGATGGTCGGGCGGTTGACTTAAGTGATGCCTGCACGCTGTTGGCTCAGTTTGACGGCAAGATGACCTTGCAGACCAAAGGCGCTGCGCTGATCCGTGAGTTTGCGCATTTATTTGACCCAGAAGTGCACTTGTTTGATAACTTCTCCAGCATCGATGCTGCAAATACTCCGAACACGTTGCGCCCCGATGGCTCAGCATTACAAACTCTGGCACATGCGGTACTAAATGTGACCGACAATGGTTTTGCCCTGGATGCGACCTTGGGTGAGTTACAGTTCGTTGAAAAAACACTGGCCGGGGGCATGGCCTCAGGAGAAAAACTCCCCTGGGCGGGCCCTATGCATGTCGAAGGCGGCTTTAACGTATTTCGCTTTGACCGCCGTGGGCTTTCCGATTCGACGGTGATCCCTTATGTTAGCTACCCCGCGCTCAATGATGCGCTTAGCGGCGCACCACTGGCTTCCAATCTCAGTGCATCTGGTTACCCCATCAACTATGGTTCAAGCTGGATGTTTGTGATGAACTTTACCGAGAACGGCCCGGTTGCCAAAGGGTTGCTGACCATGTCTCAGAGCGCACACTCAGACTCACCGCACTTTGACGACCAAAGCCGTTATTACTCGCAACAAGCCGCTTTGCGCCCGCTGTATTTTTCTGAGGGCGACATTAGCAACAACTTGATTGCCGAGATGAGTATTAGTCTTGAAAAGCCAAGCGCTGAGTGA
- a CDS encoding AraC family transcriptional regulator, with protein sequence MSPSFVSHQVLRSLVLFLETKGLKRADALHQLRCDEQALHQPSESFHLGHYHRLMLWAHQQLNCAHIGLYFGVQLDLERWGVLGHLAAVSPNLHRVIDYGRRFHPLVRHTQSLTFHQRAQTLTLDLGPTQSHCYYVIDELFASWLSFARMYVLQAEQLTPVAVHLMRSPPNNTKEQRIYENVFKCPVYFNSSTNSMTIARVLLGQPLKQPDTTLEQLLLHQAQQQLDARFDLREKVKQQLVAHLPQRLNVEQAAQLCAVPTRTLQRHLAQQQTSFSLLLDEARARLALQLFESGYKAIDIATKLGFSEQSALQRAFKRWYGKSPKRYLITKNNLK encoded by the coding sequence ATGAGTCCCTCTTTTGTCAGCCATCAAGTACTGCGCTCTTTGGTTTTGTTTTTAGAAACAAAGGGGCTGAAACGAGCCGACGCCTTGCACCAGCTGCGCTGCGATGAGCAGGCACTACACCAGCCCAGTGAAAGCTTTCACCTTGGCCATTACCACCGTCTAATGCTTTGGGCGCATCAGCAACTCAATTGCGCACATATCGGCTTATACTTTGGCGTGCAGTTGGACCTTGAGCGCTGGGGCGTGCTTGGTCACCTTGCTGCCGTGAGCCCTAATTTACACCGGGTCATTGACTACGGACGTCGATTTCACCCATTGGTGCGCCATACCCAAAGCCTTACCTTTCATCAGCGAGCGCAAACGCTAACTTTGGATTTAGGGCCCACGCAGTCGCACTGTTACTACGTAATTGATGAGCTTTTTGCTAGCTGGCTAAGCTTTGCTCGCATGTATGTCTTGCAAGCTGAGCAGCTGACGCCGGTTGCCGTGCACCTAATGCGCTCGCCACCTAATAACACCAAGGAACAGCGTATTTACGAAAACGTGTTTAAATGTCCAGTGTATTTCAATAGCAGCACTAACAGCATGACCATCGCAAGGGTGTTGCTTGGCCAACCTCTCAAGCAGCCCGATACCACCCTAGAGCAGCTGTTACTGCATCAAGCTCAGCAACAACTGGATGCGCGCTTTGATTTACGCGAAAAAGTAAAACAGCAACTGGTAGCGCATTTGCCGCAGCGGCTCAATGTAGAGCAAGCGGCGCAACTGTGCGCTGTGCCAACACGCACATTGCAGCGTCATCTGGCGCAGCAGCAAACAAGCTTTTCACTATTATTGGATGAAGCCCGTGCACGTCTGGCTTTACAGCTCTTTGAATCCGGCTACAAAGCCATTGATATTGCAACAAAACTTGGTTTTTCTGAGCAAAGTGCGTTGCAACGAGCTTTCAAGCGTTGGTATGGCAAATCACCAAAACGTTATCTTATTACAAAAAACAACTTGAAATAG
- the dksA gene encoding RNA polymerase-binding protein DksA: MPEQRKLGLIAQAGLEPYQEQPGEEYMNEQQRAHFRKILESWRNELRNEVDRTKTHMADEAANFPDPVDRAAQEEEFSLELRTRDRERKLIKKIEKTLTLIDEDEFGYCESCGIEIGIRRLEARPTADLCVDCKSLAEIKEKQAGRG; the protein is encoded by the coding sequence ATGCCAGAGCAGCGTAAACTAGGGTTAATCGCTCAGGCGGGGTTAGAACCGTATCAAGAACAGCCAGGCGAAGAGTATATGAATGAGCAGCAACGTGCTCACTTTCGCAAAATTCTGGAATCATGGCGTAACGAACTGAGAAACGAAGTTGACCGCACCAAGACCCATATGGCGGATGAAGCGGCTAACTTTCCAGACCCAGTCGATCGTGCCGCGCAAGAGGAAGAGTTCTCTTTGGAACTTCGCACTCGTGACCGCGAACGTAAGCTAATTAAAAAGATTGAAAAAACCCTCACACTTATCGATGAAGACGAGTTTGGTTATTGCGAATCTTGTGGTATTGAAATCGGTATTCGCCGCTTAGAAGCGCGACCAACTGCAGATTTGTGTGTGGACTGTAAATCACTCGCTGAGATTAAAGAGAAGCAAGCCGGTCGCGGTTAA
- the gluQRS gene encoding tRNA glutamyl-Q(34) synthetase GluQRS gives MTTTGLGTSTPAARHYVGRFAPSPSGPLHFGSLVAALGSYLDARCHHGRWLVRIEDIDTPRVKAGADTDILKTLEAYALHWHGDVVYQSQRLERYQAITDELYDRGLIYRCQCTRKQIKAMGGVYDNRCRNLTVSGDEYALRLVQNQIVERFQDRLQGEVKVLAQQAREDYIIKRRDGLFAYQLVVVIDDIDQGITDVVRGADLLIPSARQIGLFTELGATPPSYMHLPLAVASPGFKLSKQNYAPAIERAHPQPALLDALRFLGFQPDPELLHERAATIVDWAVSQYPKVQLRQALEVQVSEDEAGNTELTTL, from the coding sequence ATGACAACTACGGGTTTGGGCACGAGCACACCTGCCGCGCGCCATTACGTTGGCCGTTTTGCCCCTTCCCCATCCGGTCCCCTGCATTTCGGCTCTCTGGTAGCTGCTCTTGGTAGCTACCTAGATGCCCGCTGTCATCATGGCCGCTGGCTCGTTCGCATTGAAGATATTGACACTCCACGCGTCAAAGCCGGCGCTGATACCGACATTCTAAAAACCCTCGAAGCCTATGCACTGCATTGGCATGGTGACGTCGTTTACCAAAGCCAACGTTTAGAGCGCTATCAAGCAATCACCGATGAACTTTATGACCGAGGTTTAATTTACCGCTGTCAATGCACCCGCAAACAAATTAAAGCCATGGGTGGCGTCTATGACAATCGCTGCCGCAACTTGACGGTGAGCGGTGATGAATATGCCCTCAGATTAGTTCAAAACCAGATTGTCGAGCGTTTTCAAGACCGCCTTCAAGGCGAGGTAAAAGTGTTGGCGCAACAAGCACGCGAAGACTACATTATTAAGCGCCGGGACGGCTTGTTCGCATACCAACTGGTCGTGGTCATCGATGACATTGACCAAGGCATTACTGATGTTGTCCGTGGTGCCGACTTACTTATCCCCAGCGCACGGCAAATCGGCTTATTTACTGAATTAGGGGCCACTCCACCGAGCTATATGCATCTGCCGTTAGCTGTGGCTAGCCCGGGCTTTAAGCTGTCGAAGCAAAATTACGCGCCAGCTATCGAGCGCGCACACCCTCAACCAGCTCTATTAGATGCATTACGCTTTTTAGGTTTTCAACCCGACCCTGAACTGCTCCATGAGCGCGCTGCAACCATTGTTGATTGGGCTGTTAGCCAATACCCTAAAGTACAGCTGCGTCAGGCCCTAGAAGTGCAAGTAAGTGAAGATGAAGCGGGCAACACCGAATTAACCACCCTATAA
- the pcnB gene encoding polynucleotide adenylyltransferase PcnB: MQPRRAIIISKLFHFCRQALSAKEHIDAHSATVGTLDEPVIIPRSEHGISRSQFSPNALKVLYRLKDGGFEAYLVGGCVRDLLLGLQPKDFDVVTNATPEQVKKLFRNCRLIGRRFRLAHIVFGREIIEVATMRGHHEAQDSKNNVSQSSEHGQLLRDNVYGTIDEDAERRDFTINALYYSIKDFCIYDYANGVAAIKGRRIELIGDPETRYREDPVRMLRAIRFATKLDMSISSATAKPITELADLLAHIPPARLFEECLKLFLGGKAEANFHALRQYGLFKYLFPALDKLLDANPGGQEERFIAQMFANTDVRINGDKKVTPAFIFAALLWFPLLERCQLLMQRDQLPHFEALAAAMNQILSENAQHVAVPKRFTLGARDIWHIQHRFDKRGGQRAYRLSQQPRFKAAYDFMLLLVDSGQEDLKELADWWSAYLNADVNGQKMMVKALGGNNRPRRRRRSGGSRNRNKPKGESQ; encoded by the coding sequence ATGCAGCCTAGGAGAGCGATTATCATTTCCAAATTGTTTCATTTTTGCCGACAAGCACTGTCCGCAAAAGAGCACATTGACGCCCACTCAGCAACCGTAGGGACGCTCGACGAGCCGGTGATTATCCCCCGCAGCGAGCACGGGATTTCGCGCAGCCAGTTTAGCCCCAACGCGTTAAAAGTATTATACCGACTCAAAGACGGCGGTTTTGAAGCCTACCTGGTCGGTGGTTGTGTGCGCGATTTGCTACTGGGTCTGCAACCAAAAGACTTTGATGTTGTTACCAATGCGACGCCAGAGCAGGTTAAGAAGCTGTTTCGCAACTGTCGTTTAATTGGTCGTCGCTTTCGTCTCGCGCATATCGTATTTGGCCGCGAGATCATTGAAGTGGCGACCATGCGTGGTCACCACGAGGCGCAAGACTCAAAAAATAACGTCAGTCAGTCATCTGAGCATGGTCAACTGCTGCGCGACAACGTGTACGGTACTATCGACGAAGATGCCGAGCGCCGTGATTTCACTATCAATGCGCTGTACTACTCAATTAAAGATTTCTGCATTTATGATTACGCTAATGGCGTCGCAGCCATTAAAGGCCGCCGCATAGAGCTTATTGGCGATCCAGAGACACGCTACCGCGAAGACCCTGTGCGTATGTTGCGTGCCATTCGCTTTGCCACCAAATTAGACATGAGCATTAGCAGCGCTACAGCAAAACCCATTACTGAATTGGCTGACTTACTTGCGCATATCCCGCCGGCTCGTTTGTTTGAAGAGTGTTTGAAGTTGTTTTTAGGCGGCAAAGCCGAAGCTAATTTCCATGCTTTGCGCCAATATGGGTTATTTAAGTATTTATTTCCCGCATTGGACAAGCTGCTTGATGCCAACCCAGGTGGTCAAGAAGAGCGTTTTATAGCGCAGATGTTTGCCAATACCGATGTGCGGATTAACGGCGACAAGAAAGTCACCCCGGCGTTTATTTTTGCCGCACTGCTGTGGTTCCCGCTGTTAGAGCGTTGTCAGTTGTTGATGCAACGCGATCAATTGCCACATTTTGAAGCCTTGGCTGCGGCCATGAACCAAATTTTATCGGAAAACGCCCAACATGTGGCAGTGCCAAAGCGCTTCACGCTAGGAGCACGAGATATTTGGCACATTCAACACCGTTTTGATAAACGCGGTGGCCAACGTGCCTATCGCCTGAGCCAGCAACCACGCTTTAAAGCCGCTTACGACTTTATGTTGCTACTGGTAGATAGCGGTCAAGAGGACCTAAAAGAGCTGGCTGATTGGTGGAGTGCCTACCTTAATGCCGATGTGAATGGTCAAAAGATGATGGTCAAAGCCCTAGGAGGCAATAACCGCCCTCGTCGGCGTCGTCGTAGCGGCGGCTCACGCAACCGCAATAAACCTAAGGGTGAGTCACAATAA
- the folK gene encoding 2-amino-4-hydroxy-6-hydroxymethyldihydropteridine diphosphokinase, with product MTQVYLGLGANQGDPIAQLHHAITELKALAGTTAHRCSALYASKPMGPQDQPDYVNAVLAMQCTLGAHQLLDATQAIEQRLGRVRKAERWGPRTLDIDILLFGEQCIDDARLTVPHYGMKEREFVLYPLHELAPDLHLPDGSSLQRLVANTPRNGLEQL from the coding sequence ATGACTCAGGTGTACTTAGGATTAGGTGCAAACCAAGGCGACCCTATCGCCCAATTACACCATGCCATTACTGAACTCAAGGCTCTGGCGGGCACCACAGCACACCGCTGCTCGGCGCTGTACGCCAGTAAACCTATGGGACCGCAAGATCAGCCCGACTATGTGAATGCGGTGCTCGCAATGCAATGCACCTTAGGCGCACACCAACTTCTCGATGCCACTCAAGCGATTGAACAACGACTCGGTCGAGTGCGCAAGGCCGAGCGCTGGGGACCACGTACTTTAGATATCGATATCCTCTTATTTGGCGAGCAATGCATTGATGATGCCCGCCTCACAGTGCCACATTACGGTATGAAAGAGCGTGAATTTGTGCTCTACCCACTTCATGAGCTAGCTCCTGATTTACATCTACCAGATGGCAGCTCGCTGCAACGCCTCGTGGCCAATACCCCACGCAATGGCTTAGAACAACTCTAA
- the panB gene encoding 3-methyl-2-oxobutanoate hydroxymethyltransferase: MAKISVSTLAKKKQAGEKITSLTAYDASFAKLFADNGVDAVLVGDSLGMVLQGSDDTLAVSIEDIAYHTRCVRAGSRDLFVIADMPFMTYNTVAASCENAAKLMRAGANMVKVEGGEWLHDSIRALTQQGVPVCGHLGLTPQSVHVFGGFKIQGRDQAQAQKMIADAQALEQAGAQLLVLECIPSALAKAITDAVSIPTIGIGAGNQTDGQILVMHDLVGISAGYIPKFSKNFLAETGNMPAAVQKFCEDVKSGAFPGPDHEFN; encoded by the coding sequence ATGGCGAAGATCTCAGTTTCTACTCTGGCAAAGAAAAAACAAGCAGGTGAAAAAATAACCTCGCTTACAGCCTATGATGCCAGTTTTGCAAAACTTTTTGCCGACAATGGCGTTGATGCCGTATTGGTCGGTGACTCCCTCGGCATGGTGCTGCAAGGCAGTGATGATACGCTCGCAGTCAGCATAGAGGATATTGCATATCACACGCGTTGCGTTCGCGCTGGCAGCCGCGATTTGTTTGTCATCGCTGATATGCCATTTATGACTTACAACACCGTTGCAGCAAGCTGCGAGAATGCAGCTAAGCTGATGCGTGCCGGTGCCAACATGGTTAAGGTGGAAGGCGGTGAGTGGCTGCATGATAGTATCCGAGCTCTCACTCAGCAAGGCGTACCGGTTTGTGGACATTTGGGGCTAACGCCGCAATCGGTCCATGTGTTTGGCGGCTTTAAAATTCAAGGCCGTGACCAAGCGCAAGCGCAGAAAATGATTGCCGATGCGCAAGCATTAGAGCAGGCTGGAGCGCAGCTTTTGGTACTTGAATGCATACCTAGCGCCTTAGCCAAAGCCATCACCGATGCGGTGAGTATTCCCACTATAGGCATTGGCGCAGGCAACCAGACCGATGGACAGATTCTGGTTATGCATGATTTAGTCGGTATTTCCGCAGGGTATATTCCCAAGTTCTCGAAAAACTTTCTTGCCGAAACCGGTAACATGCCTGCGGCGGTGCAGAAGTTTTGTGAAGATGTAAAAAGTGGTGCCTTTCCTGGCCCTGACCATGAATTCAATTAG
- the panC gene encoding pantoate--beta-alanine ligase: MQTTSEIRSLRSQIKSWRQAGLSIAFVPTMGNLHEGHYSLVDKAKTLADKVVVSIFVNPMQFGANEDLDAYPRTLKADQQGLSERGADYLFTPTVQTIYPNGLESQSYVDVPGVSLGYCGGARPGHFRGVATVVTKLFNLVQPDFACFGEKDFQQLQVIKTMVRDLSMPIEVIGVPTERDVNGLALSSRNNYLNEAQKQQASTLFTTLQWVKEQIQAGNNDFADLEHQAIARIEQQGLRIDYFNVAERNRLTAATAKDSELVLLVAAYLDKVRLIDNLTLDCS; encoded by the coding sequence ATGCAGACTACCAGCGAAATTCGCTCACTACGCAGCCAAATTAAGTCTTGGCGCCAAGCGGGGTTGAGCATCGCCTTTGTTCCAACTATGGGCAACTTACATGAGGGGCACTACTCACTTGTTGATAAAGCGAAAACATTAGCAGATAAGGTGGTCGTCAGTATTTTTGTTAACCCTATGCAATTTGGCGCCAATGAGGATTTAGATGCGTACCCGCGTACCTTAAAAGCTGATCAACAGGGGTTAAGTGAGCGCGGTGCCGATTACTTATTTACTCCCACGGTACAAACCATCTACCCCAATGGCTTAGAAAGTCAAAGCTATGTTGACGTCCCTGGCGTATCATTGGGTTATTGCGGCGGTGCCCGCCCAGGACACTTTCGCGGTGTTGCCACTGTGGTCACTAAGCTGTTCAATTTAGTACAGCCTGACTTCGCCTGTTTTGGCGAGAAAGACTTTCAGCAGCTACAAGTTATAAAAACCATGGTGCGCGACCTGTCCATGCCTATAGAGGTCATCGGTGTGCCAACCGAACGAGATGTGAATGGTTTAGCACTAAGCTCTCGGAATAACTATCTTAATGAAGCGCAAAAGCAGCAAGCGAGCACCTTGTTCACTACCTTGCAATGGGTCAAAGAACAAATACAGGCCGGTAATAACGACTTTGCCGACTTGGAGCATCAAGCTATTGCCCGCATAGAACAGCAAGGACTGCGTATCGATTACTTTAATGTGGCTGAGCGCAATCGACTGACAGCAGCGACAGCCAAAGACTCTGAGCTGGTGTTATTAGTGGCCGCCTATTTGGATAAAGTGAGACTTATCGATAATTTAACGCTAGACTGCAGCTAA
- a CDS encoding VOC family protein yields the protein MKCVGTTIFVDNVEEVLDFYYQAFGLSTHYIDEQGTYGELACGAAKIAFASHPFAQSRFRQEYIRTQPKQPALGFELSLCCDNVAQSFAKAVAAGAEPLSPPATHQGLTYAYVRTLEGTLVVLSNEP from the coding sequence ATGAAGTGCGTAGGGACGACTATCTTCGTTGATAATGTCGAAGAAGTGCTGGATTTTTATTACCAAGCTTTTGGTTTATCGACACACTACATTGACGAGCAAGGCACTTACGGCGAACTAGCCTGCGGGGCCGCTAAAATCGCCTTTGCCAGCCATCCATTTGCGCAATCACGCTTTCGCCAAGAATATATCCGTACTCAGCCAAAGCAGCCGGCACTGGGCTTTGAGTTGAGCCTATGCTGCGATAATGTTGCTCAGAGCTTTGCTAAAGCGGTGGCCGCTGGGGCTGAACCACTGTCGCCACCGGCAACTCATCAAGGGCTCACCTACGCCTATGTGCGCACCCTGGAGGGGACTTTAGTTGTGCTCAGCAATGAGCCATAA
- the der gene encoding ribosome biogenesis GTPase Der, which translates to MLPVIALVGRPNVGKSTLFNRLTRTRDALVADFPGLTRDRKYGQASYDGYDFIVVDTGGIDGSEEGIETEMAEQSLLAIDEADVVLFLVDARAGMTVADQAIAHHLRKQEKKVFLVANKTDGIDADSNCAEFYQLALGEVYQIAAAHGRGIAGLLTTALHPVIEELSALEAGTEEEAFAAFDHDGELSDEAQQELENQAIKLAIIGRPNVGKSTLTNRILGEERVIVYDMPGTTRDSIYIPMTRNEREYVLIDTAGVRKRKKVSDVVEKFSVIKTLKAIEDANVVLLVIDARTGISDQDLSLLGFALNAGRSLVLAVNKWDGLDTDVKDRIKSELDRRLGFVDFARIHFISALHGTGVGHLFESVEEAFDSATKRISTAMLRRIMDMAQADHQPPLVRGRRVKLKYAHAGGYNPPRIVIHGNQVHELPDSYKRYLMNYYRKALDIMGTPIKIEFREGDNPYAGRSNKMTLSQRRKLKKISQESKGK; encoded by the coding sequence ATGCTTCCTGTGATCGCCTTAGTGGGGCGACCTAATGTTGGTAAGTCGACATTGTTTAACCGCTTAACTCGCACTCGAGATGCGCTCGTTGCTGATTTTCCCGGGCTCACTCGTGATCGTAAATATGGTCAAGCGAGCTATGATGGCTATGACTTTATTGTGGTCGACACCGGTGGTATCGATGGCTCTGAAGAGGGCATAGAAACAGAAATGGCAGAGCAATCGCTGTTGGCGATTGATGAAGCCGATGTGGTGCTGTTTTTAGTCGATGCTCGAGCTGGCATGACGGTGGCTGATCAGGCCATTGCCCACCACCTGCGTAAGCAGGAAAAAAAGGTATTCTTGGTAGCAAATAAAACCGACGGCATCGATGCTGATTCTAACTGTGCGGAGTTTTATCAGTTAGCCCTCGGTGAGGTATACCAGATTGCAGCTGCCCACGGTCGTGGTATAGCTGGGCTACTTACTACAGCATTGCACCCGGTTATCGAAGAGCTCAGCGCATTAGAGGCTGGTACTGAGGAAGAAGCCTTTGCTGCGTTTGATCACGACGGTGAGCTGAGCGACGAAGCTCAGCAAGAGCTGGAGAATCAAGCCATAAAGTTGGCTATTATTGGTCGTCCTAATGTTGGTAAGTCAACACTCACTAACCGTATCCTTGGTGAAGAGCGAGTAATTGTTTATGATATGCCAGGTACCACACGAGACTCCATTTATATACCTATGACCCGCAATGAGCGCGAGTATGTGTTGATAGACACTGCCGGTGTTCGAAAGCGCAAGAAAGTCAGTGATGTGGTTGAGAAGTTTTCGGTGATTAAAACGCTCAAGGCCATAGAAGATGCGAACGTCGTGCTGTTGGTGATTGATGCGCGCACGGGCATTTCCGATCAAGACCTAAGCTTGCTTGGCTTTGCCCTCAATGCCGGACGCTCCTTGGTATTGGCGGTAAATAAATGGGACGGACTGGATACCGATGTCAAAGACCGTATTAAGTCTGAGTTAGACCGTCGTCTTGGCTTTGTTGACTTTGCGCGTATTCACTTTATCTCAGCGCTGCACGGCACTGGGGTAGGGCATTTATTTGAGTCGGTGGAAGAAGCCTTTGATAGCGCCACTAAACGAATTAGTACGGCGATGTTACGGCGGATCATGGATATGGCACAGGCGGATCACCAACCACCTTTGGTGCGTGGTCGTCGAGTGAAGTTAAAGTATGCGCACGCCGGTGGCTATAACCCACCGCGTATCGTTATTCATGGTAACCAAGTACATGAGTTGCCGGATAGCTATAAGCGTTACTTAATGAACTATTATCGCAAAGCCCTAGACATCATGGGGACGCCGATCAAAATTGAATTCCGTGAAGGGGATAACCCTTATGCAGGACGCAGTAATAAAATGACCTTATCACAGCGACGGAAGCTGAAAAAAATCAGCCAAGAGTCTAAAGGTAAGTAA